The window TGCTGCCTAATATATATTTTGCTTTTCTTAGGACGGTAGATAGAAAAGAGCCGTCGCAAGGGTATGTTTGAAAGGTATAGGTCATCCAGACAATCGTCGAACATTTGGGATTAAGTCTATAATCGAATAGGGGTTTCGACATATAGTGACAGGGATCGGCGGATAGTATTGGGACTCGCGGAGAGGCCCGCGGAAGGACATCCGGCGTCCGTAACAGTATTTTTATAGTTCCCCTTAATTCGCTTGCCTATGGCAAAAAAGAACGACAGCGGATTCCAGTCATCTGCAGGTCTGATGAGATACTTCGACGTCGAGAACGAGAAGGGTCTCAAGCTCAGCCCCTACGCTATCATCGGAATCGCTATCGCGGTCATCGTCATCGTCGAGGTCTGCTCGGTATTCTTCTCCATCTGAATATTTGGATTTAACAACATCACTGATGATCACAACTCAGTACATATCGTCCGGTGTCAGTAGTTCGGTTCTTGACGATTCCGCGTATTCCCTAAGTTCTTCGGTGAATCCTGAGCGGGAGAAGATGCAGTATCTTTTGTTCAAGCAGTTCTTGAGGGATCCGGCGGCTTTTTCCAGTTCCCTCATCTCTCTGATGCCTGTCTCCTTGTTGCGGAACTTGCATTCGCAGACCAGATGGAACTCACCTTGCCCGTCATCGCATAATGCTATGACATCAATATCCGTGATTCCGTCATCGGTCTTTCCCCACCATGTGCCGATCACCTTGCACCTATGATTCTCGCGGATGTACTGTCTGCAGATTTCTTCGAAACCCTGTCCGTAGAAGGTCTGTAATTGGGGCAGTATGATCTCATATGCGGAATCCTTGTCCTGATCGGCAACGGCGGATGAATTGGGCATGAGCACTTCGTTGCTGAACCTGATGAGGTTGTCCGTGATTCTGAAGATCTTTTCCTTTTTGTTTGCGCCACATATGGGGTTCAGCGGGGTCACGACCCCGATAGTTTCCATGTTTTTGAGATTCAGGTAGCAGTTCTCCTTGGATTGCCCCGTGCATTCCGCAATCTCCTTTCCGGAAACATGGCCGTCGGAGATCGCCCGCAGGATGGCCAGGTTGGTGGAGGCGGGCTCCAGTTCCCTGGAGACTATGTAGTTGGCTTCCTCCCTCAGGGGTGCATAAGGGCCGAGGAAGTTGTTCTTCACGCATTCCTCCAGTGTATCCTCGCTCATCATCAGGTGGTAGAGGGGGATGCCCCCGATAATCGAATATAATCTCATCATGTCGGATTCCGACATGCCGGGATGGAATGGTCTGCAGGTTCTGTATGAGAGCGGTTCAATCTTCATCGGACCTATGAAACGCTTGTAGAGTGCACCCTTTCCGTCAGTCAGGATCTTCTCCATCATCTTTATCGCGGAACCGCAAATGATGAGGAACGCATCCATCTGCTGGAGCTCGTGATCTATGAACATCTGCAGGTAGGAATTTGAGCTAGGATCCTGTTCACACAGGTACGTGTACTCGTCTATCACGATAACGAGACGACCGCTCTCAGACTGCAACCCTTTCAGACGCTCGAGGATGTTGTTGAAATCTCCGGAGTCATGATCCCTTCTGATATTCAGAAATCTGTCCAGAGATTCGTCGAAAGACCTGATCGAATCCGCATATGAGTTCTCCACAGCGGTGAGTACGATATGCGGTTTCCCTCTGCAGAACTCTTGGACGAGGAACGTCTTGCCAACACGGCGTCTTCCCCAGATGGCCAGGGTCTTGATCCCAGGTTTGGAGTATCTGCGCTCCATCTCCTCCAATTCAAGCTGCCTGCCGATGAGTTCCGTCATGCATCGTGCTATGCTTCGCGGATAGATAAGGATTACGATAGTGTAGTTTTTTCTACATTATTTTTTATTATGTAATTTTTTCTACACTATTTTTCGGATGGGCAGAACGACCTTTTTCGAAGGATATGTTGGATACGATCAGATCTCGTCCTCTGCCACGATCCTGTAGGTGTCCTGATACTTCTTCTTGAACAGTATGGACAGGATGGGCGGCGCGATTATGGTGGTTGCCACGGACATCATGACCACTACGGAGTACAGGTCCCCGCTCATGACGCCGGCGTTGAGACCGATCGAGGCGATGATGATACCGACCTCTCCCCTGGGCATCATTCCCACACCGATGATGTTGAACGACGACCTGTCTATGGTCTTGTCCCCGAGCCTTGCCCCGAGTCCGCATCCGATGTACTTGGTGGCCATCGCCAGGAGGACGACTATCACTGTCAGTATGATCACCGAGACCTCGGTGAGTGCGGAGAGGTCCACCATCAGTCCGACGTTCACGAAGAAGAACGTTATCATGAACGACGTGATGGCCTCGACCTTGGTCTCCAGCTCCCATTCCCATGCGTAATCGGCGAACATCATCCCGGCGAGGAACGCACCGATGATCGCGGCCAGCCCGATGTACTCGGCCAGGAAGGCCATCCCGAGACATACGATGATGGCCAGGATCAGCTTGTTGTAGGTGTACGGGACCTTGCCTGCGGCCCTGGTCCTCGCGTTCCTGTCGTCGAAGAAGTCGTAGATCCCCGGCACGACGTATTTCGCCGCCGCGATCGCGAGCAGGACGAACGCCACCGCCTTGATTATGATGAGGGCGAGGTCGGCGATGTCCAGATTGCCTCCGGAGCTGCTCATCCCCTGCACTATGGCCAGGACGATCATGCCGAGTACGTCGTCTATGACGGCTGCAGCGATGATGATACGGGATTCCTTGACCTCCATGAGCCTCATGTCCTTGATGATACGGGCGGTGATACCGACTGATGTGGCCACCATCGCCGCGCCCATGAACATGGCGCTGTTCATGTCATGGCCTCCGACCGCCATGATGAGGGAGAGTCCGGCCACGAACGGGAGGATGACTCCCAGGAGCGCCGTGAGGAACGCGGCCTTACCGGATCCCAGGAGATCCTTGACCTTGGTCTCCAGTCCGACCGAGAACAGCAGGAAGATGACCCCCAGCTCCGCCAGGGTGTAGATGACGGTGTAGGTCTCGCTCCTGGTCTCCGTCGTGAACCAGATACCCAAGATGTCCTTCATGAAGGACGAATCCCCGATGGTAATGTTGGCGATGACGATACCCACAAGGATCTCACCTATGAGCCCGGGGAGTCCAACCCTTCCGAAGACGGTGGATCCGATACGGGCCATGATGTAGATGACGGTCATGGTCAGCAGTACCTGCAGGAGAAGTTCCATGTCTCTGGATATCTGTTGGAAATATAAAAAAGTAAGAAGGAAAAGGTTTGGTTGGAAGAAGTTTGCTACGAATTCAGAAGTAGAATCCCACTGAATCGTAGCTCTTCTGTGACTGTCCGAAGGAGAACGTCACTTCTCCCTTGGGCTCGGGCCTCGCCTCGGGCAGGGCCTTCACGGTGGCGGCCGCGGGCAGTGCGATGACCTCCGAAACCGGTTCATCGGAGATGCTCTCCGCTGCCTCTGGCTCATTCTCTATCATGACGGTCTCGGGCTTGAGCTCCACCTCTACGGGGATCTTCTGGAGCCTGCCGTCCCTGAACACGAAGCGGTAGGATACCACTTTCTTCGCGGTGTCGATGTGGAGGTTCTCCTGGTTGATGGCGGTGTTGTCCTTGACCGGTATCTGGACCTCGGCGTCGCCCGAGGTCAGCATGAATGTTCCGGTCTCTCCGGACTGGGCTGCCATGAGGTCGTCGACCAGCTGAGGCTCGTTGGTTGCCTCCAGAGCTTCAACGGTCACGGTCCTGGGCAGTCCCGCGGTGACCTGGATGTTGGCCTGCAGAACAGGCTCCTCCTTGGTTTCGAACATGCTTGCGAATGCGGAAGCCGTCTCTTCGCCGACGTCCCATGCGGGGACTGCGGGGGCTTCCTTGGGTACGGATGCCAGGTACGATACGTAGGCATCCGCCGCGAGGTCATTCACGTCCCATGCGGGTGCGAACGTGACCTCCTTGGGTATCATCGCCAGATACGACTCGAAGGACTCGGCGGTCTCTTCCGATACCTCCCATACCGGGGCTGCCGCGAAGGACTCCTCCTCTGGGATCATGGCGATGTAGTCTGTGAACGCTGCTGCGGTGCTGTCGTCGACGTTCCACGCGGGAGCAAAGGTGATCTCCCTGGGGATCGACGCGAGATACGAGGTGTATGCCTCTGCCGTTTCCTCCGACACCTCCCAGGCGGGGACGGTTGCAAAGGTGATCTCCTCGGGGATTATCGCGACGTAATCCGCGAACATCGATGCCGTCTCTTCGCTGATATCCCATGCGGGAGCGAAGGTCACTTCTCTGGGTATGGATGCCAGGTACGATACGTAGGCATCCGAGGCCTCCTCCGATACGTCCCAGACCGGAACAACCGTTAAGGTCTCCTCTGCGGGGATCGAAGAGAGGTACGACGAGAACGCCTCAGCGGTCTCGTCCGTCACATCCCACACGGGGGCAGCGGCGAAGCTGACCTCCTCGGGGATCATTGAGATGTATGATACGAAGGAATCGCAGGCCTCCTCGGGAACATCCCAGGTTTGCATCGACTCCTCCTCGAAGTCCTCTATGCGCGGGACGAACACGTCGGGGACGTCACTGAAGCCGTCCTCCGGGTCCATCTCGTCGCTGACCGAATAGGTGTCAGCGGATTCCATGACGATCGGGGCCTCGGGAACGATCGGTTCCTCCGCATCGAAGATGCGTGTCTCGATCTCCCTTGCGACCCTGTCCTCCGCGATCTCCGCGGATTCGATCATCTCCACTGTCTCGGCCGGAGCGGTCTCCTTCATGACGCCGTCGGTGAAGCATCCGATCTGGGTGTCCACCACTGACGGTGCGCCGCGCATGATGTCGGCGAACAGGTCCTCAGGGGACACGTCCTGTGCCACCACGGGGGCCTCCTCTGCGGGTTCCGCTTCCTCCGCGACCACGGTCTCGGGTTCCGTCGACTGTATGATGAGGAGGTCCTCCGTCTCGGGCTCCTCCTCGACGAAGAGGTCGTCGAAGGATGCCTCCGCGATCTCCTCTTCCTGTTCCATTGATGCTGGTTCCTCGTCGAATCCGCGGAACTCCTCGCTCTCTGCCGGTACGAACTCCATATCGTCGTCGTAGAACAGAGGCGTCTCCTTGTTCCGGGAAATGTATATCTGCTGGCCGTCGGGAACGCCGAAGCTCTCGAATCCGTAGCGACCCATGTCGCGCACCTCGGAGGATGCGGGGGGTGCCCTGACCCTGGAATCGGCGGGTTTCCTAACAGCCTCTTTCGCACGGTCGGGAGTACGTTCCGTACCTCCCTTCCACAGACCGAATATCCCCGATCTGTTGAACTTCGGCAGCTTGAAACTGCCGAACAGGCCCTGAAAGCCTTCGCTGCTATCGCGTGAGCTGTCACTCATGCTATCCCATCCGAGGAACAGTACGCGTTACTGCAATATAAAGGTCGCGCCTTTATTAATTAGGTCGCCCGCGTTTATAATAGGGACTAATGGTTTATACGGATGGTCCATACACGAATCCCATGTCCGAGACCGAGAGGGCCAGTTTCAGCGGCAAGATGGGATTCATCCTAGCCACGGCGGCCGCATCCGTGGGTCTCGGGAATCTATGGCGCTTCCCGTACATGGTGTCCCACTACGGAGGGGGAGCGTTCGTCGTAGTGTACGTAGTCATCGCCCTGACCTTCGGTCTCTTCCTGATGATGACCGAGGTCGCGCTCGGGAGGAAGACCGGGAAGTCGGTGTTCGCCGCGTTCTGGGAGATCAGCGACAGGTTCAAGGTCGCCCCGTATATCCTGGCTGTGGTGCCGATGGTCATCGTCCCCTATTACTGCGTGATAGGCGGATGGGTCACCAAGTGGTTCTTCGAGTCCACGGCAGGGAACCTCGACATGCTGGCCGGAGGGACTTATTGGAGCGATTTCATCGTCGGGAACACGGACGGGGGGCTGTTCAGCCCGGCGCTCTGGTTCATCATCTTCGCGCTGCTGTGCTTGATATGCATCATGGCCGGCGTGGAGAAAGGTATCGAGAAGCTCAGCGCGATCCTGATGCCGGTGCTCC of the methanogenic archaeon mixed culture ISO4-G1 genome contains:
- a CDS encoding preprotein translocase subunit SecG, which translates into the protein MAKKNDSGFQSSAGLMRYFDVENEKGLKLSPYAIIGIAIAVIVIVEVCSVFFSI
- a CDS encoding archaeal ATPase encodes the protein MTELIGRQLELEEMERRYSKPGIKTLAIWGRRRVGKTFLVQEFCRGKPHIVLTAVENSYADSIRSFDESLDRFLNIRRDHDSGDFNNILERLKGLQSESGRLVIVIDEYTYLCEQDPSSNSYLQMFIDHELQQMDAFLIICGSAIKMMEKILTDGKGALYKRFIGPMKIEPLSYRTCRPFHPGMSESDMMRLYSIIGGIPLYHLMMSEDTLEECVKNNFLGPYAPLREEANYIVSRELEPASTNLAILRAISDGHVSGKEIAECTGQSKENCYLNLKNMETIGVVTPLNPICGANKKEKIFRITDNLIRFSNEVLMPNSSAVADQDKDSAYEIILPQLQTFYGQGFEEICRQYIRENHRCKVIGTWWGKTDDGITDIDVIALCDDGQGEFHLVCECKFRNKETGIREMRELEKAAGSLKNCLNKRYCIFSRSGFTEELREYAESSRTELLTPDDMY
- a CDS encoding transporter monovalent cation:proton antiporter-2 family; this encodes MELLLQVLLTMTVIYIMARIGSTVFGRVGLPGLIGEILVGIVIANITIGDSSFMKDILGIWFTTETRSETYTVIYTLAELGVIFLLFSVGLETKVKDLLGSGKAAFLTALLGVILPFVAGLSLIMAVGGHDMNSAMFMGAAMVATSVGITARIIKDMRLMEVKESRIIIAAAVIDDVLGMIVLAIVQGMSSSGGNLDIADLALIIIKAVAFVLLAIAAAKYVVPGIYDFFDDRNARTRAAGKVPYTYNKLILAIIVCLGMAFLAEYIGLAAIIGAFLAGMMFADYAWEWELETKVEAITSFMITFFFVNVGLMVDLSALTEVSVIILTVIVVLLAMATKYIGCGLGARLGDKTIDRSSFNIIGVGMMPRGEVGIIIASIGLNAGVMSGDLYSVVVMMSVATTIIAPPILSILFKKKYQDTYRIVAEDEI